A single Ignavibacteriales bacterium DNA region contains:
- a CDS encoding YtxH domain-containing protein — protein sequence MSKESNLSKGLLIGFLTGAVVGGAVALLYAPKSGKELRNDLSGKADDLLDEAEKMFNEGKTRSEKLVTDAKVKADELLVEAKKVLDDARVKASEVYAQGKEKISAESGRIKDAVKAGVDNYKENRNS from the coding sequence ATGTCCAAAGAAAGTAATCTTAGTAAAGGTCTGCTTATCGGATTTCTCACCGGTGCGGTAGTCGGCGGAGCGGTTGCTCTGCTCTATGCACCTAAAAGCGGCAAAGAGCTCAGAAATGACCTTTCCGGGAAAGCCGATGATTTACTCGATGAAGCAGAAAAAATGTTTAATGAGGGCAAAACCAGAAGTGAAAAGCTAGTTACCGATGCAAAGGTTAAAGCTGACGAATTGCTGGTCGAAGCTAAAAAAGTTCTCGATGACGCCCGTGTAAAAGCATCTGAAGTTTATGCTCAAGGCAAAGAGAAAATCTCTGCTGAAAGCGGCAGAATAAAAGATGCTGTGAAAGCAGGCGTTGACAATTATAAAGAAAACAGGAACTCCTGA
- a CDS encoding MCE family protein, whose translation MKLRYKYPQRTVKIFISVALLMLLSGLMFIIIQTKLFETKVVFKAKFADANGLSSTSPVNFKGFKIGNIRNFELSKDNYVIAEFEVFAEYADKIVVNSALYKGVNPVTNTSLIEFLQGDETSIPLSPGSLIPAIDVPEGRMLLAENKVTKSGDLITSLLLNLQEFTDALNSDNNPDKGAIFRAIVNLADASEDLKVIAGEMNSFTAALKKDGNTGDGAIFRAINNVADLTQEVKEISDVLKSSVYKIDTLLAQYQNPDGLAQRMIDPTGEQIFKPVSQSLNEVNKLLPEVEHFLKFMNSQTADITYMLEDLKTVLKQVQVTFETVNNSPLINQPGEDYIRNFNSSHIRSKSLPK comes from the coding sequence ATGAAGCTGAGATATAAATACCCGCAAAGAACGGTAAAGATTTTTATCAGTGTGGCTTTGCTCATGCTGCTTTCAGGCTTGATGTTTATTATTATTCAGACCAAACTCTTTGAAACTAAAGTTGTTTTCAAAGCAAAGTTTGCAGACGCGAACGGTCTCTCCTCTACATCTCCGGTGAACTTTAAGGGATTCAAAATTGGCAATATCCGTAATTTTGAGCTCTCAAAGGATAATTATGTAATTGCGGAGTTCGAGGTTTTTGCTGAATACGCAGATAAGATCGTAGTAAATTCAGCTCTATATAAAGGAGTTAATCCTGTTACCAATACCTCTTTGATTGAATTTCTTCAGGGGGATGAAACCAGCATTCCGCTCTCACCCGGGAGCCTGATACCGGCTATTGACGTTCCTGAAGGCAGAATGCTCCTTGCTGAAAACAAAGTGACCAAATCAGGTGATCTGATTACCTCACTCCTCCTGAATTTGCAGGAATTTACGGATGCACTGAACTCCGATAACAATCCTGATAAGGGAGCAATTTTCCGGGCGATTGTGAATCTTGCTGATGCATCAGAAGACCTGAAGGTGATAGCGGGGGAGATGAATTCATTTACCGCGGCACTTAAAAAGGATGGTAATACCGGAGACGGTGCAATTTTCCGCGCCATAAATAATGTCGCTGATCTTACTCAGGAAGTAAAAGAGATAAGTGATGTTCTGAAAAGTTCAGTTTATAAGATTGATACATTGCTTGCCCAATACCAGAATCCTGACGGACTTGCGCAAAGAATGATTGACCCGACCGGAGAGCAGATATTCAAACCGGTTTCACAAAGTCTGAATGAGGTTAATAAACTGCTGCCAGAAGTTGAACATTTCCTCAAATTTATGAATTCCCAGACGGCAGATATTACGTATATGCTTGAAGACCTGAAAACAGTTCTGAAACAGGTACAGGTTACCTTCGAAACGGTGAATAATAGTCCGCTGATTAATCAGCCCGGGGAGGATTATATAAGAAACTTTAATTCATCTCACATCCGTTCAAAGAGTCTGCCAAAATGA
- a CDS encoding DUF948 domain-containing protein, which yields MESFISLAQILLLLSASALCIALIVYMGRITRKIEEMQADIKKISEQVSPLVDSLQLISRSVAELTDKLNKQVSEVEWIVSEVKDKIQSVKTFTSALRTGIDDRVKSLVSTLGFVRDKMQHLFKKS from the coding sequence ATGGAATCATTCATCTCGCTGGCTCAGATTCTGCTTCTTCTTTCGGCATCCGCACTGTGTATAGCGTTGATCGTATATATGGGAAGGATTACCAGAAAAATCGAAGAGATGCAGGCTGACATCAAAAAAATATCCGAGCAAGTGAGTCCCTTGGTGGACTCACTTCAGCTCATAAGCCGTTCAGTAGCTGAACTCACCGATAAACTGAATAAACAGGTGAGTGAGGTTGAATGGATTGTTTCTGAGGTTAAAGATAAAATTCAAAGCGTTAAAACTTTCACATCAGCCCTCAGAACAGGAATTGATGACAGAGTGAAATCACTTGTCAGCACTCTTGGATTCGTAAGAGACAAGATGCAGCACCTGTTTAAGAAATCATAA
- a CDS encoding response regulator, giving the protein MSGNFQAAGIIGKLLKNLRSTPADFPDHYCDFICEEFGYSSAILFSLKFDTFILSGKSRNATKKFAHANSYNCTSCKSAKNFGEQTDYTPDHVCEIKISEGNSSDITLQIAAPDHQRYLLKLSQKSPYQKAEKEKLDSIKLLSEEVLYYFTVSGNDHDEDLNRVISNLSSEIRTPVNSIIGFLSLLGEEKLTPSQNEYIINIKESAQKLSYLLNEIVDISKIESGLLLNNTSTFQIDSLLEELKQPLADKSDSRDISLEITTENLSINSGKADAQKLKSVLQTFINLFKTLTIKGKILISISSEGRNRLNFRILNTGDIVPVHSTVNFTRPLFFLENNITKTGPVSALSIILAKKLIDLLGGQLDIGTTSSKGLVLQFSVLMEPAGSSLEEKLSALPKPVGKSKVLVIEDDYATSKLLSNYLNKWGYDPTIVNSGEKALQMIKHEKFLAVIMDIVLPDVNGLELLKKIRESENTKNVPVIVCSVEAEQQKAFLMGAVEYFVKPIKYKDLVEVLTSYKLKRDSNILCVDDDLPTLNLIKGAIESVGYNAIAEPYSAKVMDRIKNMHLDLAIVDLDMPEVNGFELIKLIKSNPRFANLPIVIYTGKENFAEDLKKIDGLFADLLSKRSTKIEDLADTINNMINRYDEPTPPEALAAQPATEPKILLVEDYKHSQIIVTRLLKKNNFNSISVVENGAEALELAKTQIFDLILMDMQMPVMNGFEATERIRQLPEYKDTPIIALTAFAMKGDREKCLEAGASDYIAKPIDSQEFIEKVKHYTKQIPA; this is encoded by the coding sequence ATGAGCGGAAATTTCCAGGCTGCAGGCATTATAGGAAAATTATTAAAGAACCTGAGAAGCACTCCGGCTGATTTTCCTGATCACTACTGCGATTTCATTTGTGAGGAATTCGGGTATAGTTCCGCTATTCTCTTTTCCCTGAAATTTGATACCTTTATACTCAGCGGAAAGTCACGGAACGCAACTAAGAAATTTGCACATGCCAACAGTTATAACTGTACTTCATGTAAAAGCGCTAAAAATTTCGGTGAACAGACAGATTATACCCCCGATCACGTTTGTGAAATAAAAATCAGTGAAGGAAATAGCAGCGACATCACTCTTCAGATCGCCGCTCCGGACCACCAGAGGTACCTTCTTAAACTTTCTCAGAAATCCCCTTATCAGAAAGCTGAAAAAGAAAAACTTGACAGCATCAAACTTCTTTCGGAAGAGGTTTTATATTATTTCACCGTAAGCGGCAATGATCATGATGAGGATTTGAATCGCGTAATCAGTAATTTATCAAGCGAAATCAGGACTCCTGTTAACAGCATTATCGGATTCCTTTCCCTCCTGGGTGAAGAAAAGCTTACCCCATCGCAAAACGAGTATATCATTAATATAAAGGAAAGCGCCCAGAAATTATCCTATCTGCTTAATGAGATTGTTGATATATCCAAAATCGAGTCGGGCCTGCTGCTCAATAATACGTCAACATTCCAGATAGATTCACTCCTGGAAGAACTCAAACAGCCCCTGGCGGATAAATCGGATTCCCGCGATATATCACTCGAGATTACCACGGAGAATCTGTCCATAAATTCCGGAAAAGCCGATGCCCAGAAACTTAAATCAGTTCTGCAGACGTTTATAAACCTGTTTAAAACTCTTACCATTAAAGGCAAGATTCTCATTTCGATCAGTTCCGAAGGCAGGAACCGGCTTAATTTCAGAATACTGAATACCGGTGATATCGTTCCGGTACATTCAACTGTGAATTTCACCCGTCCGCTGTTTTTCCTTGAAAACAATATAACCAAAACGGGACCTGTCTCAGCACTCAGCATTATCCTTGCAAAAAAGCTTATTGATCTTCTTGGCGGACAACTTGATATCGGGACAACCTCCTCCAAAGGACTTGTACTTCAGTTTTCAGTTCTGATGGAACCAGCCGGTTCTTCCCTTGAAGAAAAATTAAGTGCACTTCCAAAACCTGTCGGGAAAAGCAAAGTGCTGGTTATTGAAGATGATTATGCAACATCAAAACTGCTGAGCAACTACCTTAACAAATGGGGATATGACCCGACTATTGTTAACTCGGGAGAAAAAGCGCTTCAGATGATAAAGCATGAAAAATTCCTTGCTGTTATCATGGATATTGTGCTCCCCGATGTAAACGGGCTTGAACTTCTGAAAAAGATCAGAGAATCAGAAAACACGAAGAATGTTCCCGTAATTGTATGCTCGGTTGAGGCAGAACAGCAGAAAGCATTCTTGATGGGTGCGGTTGAGTATTTTGTAAAACCGATTAAATATAAAGACCTGGTTGAGGTGCTCACCAGCTATAAACTCAAGCGGGATTCAAATATCTTATGTGTTGATGATGACCTGCCCACACTTAACTTAATCAAGGGTGCTATTGAATCAGTCGGATATAACGCAATCGCAGAACCCTACTCCGCGAAGGTTATGGACCGGATTAAGAATATGCATCTTGATCTGGCTATCGTTGATCTGGATATGCCCGAGGTTAATGGTTTCGAGCTGATAAAGCTGATAAAATCAAATCCCCGCTTTGCCAACCTCCCCATCGTTATATATACCGGCAAAGAGAATTTTGCTGAAGACCTGAAGAAGATTGACGGATTATTTGCTGATCTGCTTTCAAAACGCTCAACAAAAATTGAGGATCTTGCCGATACGATCAACAATATGATTAACCGGTACGATGAGCCGACACCTCCGGAGGCATTAGCTGCACAGCCTGCCACTGAACCGAAAATCCTTCTTGTGGAAGATTACAAACATTCTCAGATCATAGTAACTCGTCTTCTAAAAAAGAATAATTTTAATTCCATTTCAGTTGTTGAGAACGGTGCCGAGGCCCTTGAACTTGCAAAAACACAGATATTTGACCTGATCCTGATGGATATGCAGATGCCGGTAATGAATGGATTTGAAGCAACGGAAAGAATCAGGCAGCTTCCCGAGTATAAAGATACTCCGATTATTGCTCTGACTGCTTTTGCAATGAAGGGAGACAGAGAAAAATGTCTTGAAGCAGGTGCAAGCGACTATATAGCAAAGCCAATAGACAGCCAGGAATTCATCGAAAAAGTGAAGCACTATACCAAGCAGATTCCTGCATAG
- a CDS encoding flippase-like domain-containing protein, producing MIEKTKKRILISLVLAGIIYLGFTIYGDFDRLTDAFSVFPWYIYPLLLLLSSINYIFRFIKWDYYLRIVGVTISKGDSFGIFMSGLIMSITPGKFGEVLKAYLVKQVDGTPISKTTPIIFVERITDFLSLILITLLGAFLFDYGRGIISAVGLFFVIVIVLISHRGWAVSVLNQLHKIRFIQKLSDPIQNAYESSYQLLRPGPLFYMTAVSLFSWIFECLGYYIILINFNLDISIIWASFAYGFATIVGAITMMPGGLGVTEGSLTFLAMGVGASREVAVAATFIIRAVTLWFAVLVGVIAVSVYQRKIGNEID from the coding sequence TTGATTGAAAAGACCAAAAAAAGAATTCTAATCTCTCTGGTACTTGCCGGTATCATCTATCTGGGTTTTACGATTTACGGAGATTTCGACCGCCTGACGGATGCATTTTCTGTCTTCCCCTGGTATATATATCCGCTTCTTCTGCTTCTTTCCTCAATAAATTATATTTTCCGGTTTATTAAGTGGGATTATTACCTGAGGATTGTCGGAGTTACTATTTCAAAAGGGGATTCATTCGGAATTTTTATGTCTGGTCTGATCATGAGCATCACTCCAGGTAAGTTTGGTGAGGTACTGAAGGCCTACCTGGTCAAGCAGGTAGACGGAACCCCGATCAGCAAAACCACCCCGATAATTTTTGTTGAGCGAATTACCGATTTTCTGAGCCTGATACTGATCACGCTTTTGGGAGCGTTTCTCTTTGATTACGGCCGGGGGATTATAAGTGCTGTCGGGCTCTTTTTCGTGATTGTAATTGTGTTGATCTCACACAGAGGATGGGCAGTTTCCGTGCTCAATCAGCTTCATAAAATCCGTTTTATCCAGAAACTATCTGACCCGATCCAGAATGCCTATGAAAGCTCTTATCAGCTGCTCAGGCCGGGTCCGCTCTTTTATATGACTGCGGTCAGTCTGTTTTCCTGGATATTTGAATGCTTGGGTTATTATATAATTCTGATTAATTTTAACTTAGATATTTCAATTATTTGGGCTTCATTTGCCTATGGATTCGCAACAATTGTCGGAGCGATAACTATGATGCCCGGGGGTTTAGGAGTAACAGAAGGCTCTCTCACATTCCTTGCAATGGGAGTTGGTGCAAGCAGGGAAGTGGCAGTGGCAGCAACATTTATAATCAGAGCAGTCACACTCTGGTTTGCAGTGCTGGTTGGCGTGATTGCAGTGTCAGTTTACCAGCGAAAGATTGGAAATGAAATTGATTAA
- the maf gene encoding septum formation protein Maf: protein MPPLSHKFYLASNSPRRLELLQLISIHPIVISPDFDEIFSGDVPPSELAIRLASGKLNSVKEKVPEGLVLSADTLVIFENQILGKPANHNEAEEMLRLLSGNWHSVITGFSLLNKGNGRIINRASHTRVHFRHLAEYEIAEYIESGSPFDKAGGYGIQDSFGAIFVDEIAGDFYNVVGLPLAEVYKAIKEITVD, encoded by the coding sequence TTGCCCCCTCTCAGCCATAAGTTTTACCTCGCTTCAAATTCCCCCAGAAGATTAGAACTCCTTCAGCTCATTTCCATTCATCCTATTGTCATCAGTCCTGATTTTGATGAGATTTTTTCAGGTGATGTACCTCCCTCTGAATTAGCCATTAGACTTGCATCCGGAAAACTAAATAGCGTCAAGGAAAAAGTTCCTGAAGGACTAGTACTTTCCGCGGATACCCTGGTGATCTTTGAGAATCAGATTTTAGGCAAACCGGCTAATCATAATGAAGCGGAAGAGATGCTTCGTCTCCTCAGCGGGAACTGGCATTCCGTAATCACAGGGTTTTCCCTCCTGAATAAGGGAAACGGTAGAATAATTAACCGAGCTTCCCACACCCGTGTCCATTTCCGTCATCTTGCTGAATATGAGATTGCTGAATACATTGAATCCGGCAGTCCGTTTGACAAAGCGGGGGGATATGGAATTCAGGACTCTTTCGGGGCGATTTTCGTTGATGAAATTGCCGGTGATTTTTATAATGTGGTAGGTCTCCCGCTGGCTGAGGTCTATAAGGCGATAAAGGAGATTACCGTTGATTGA
- the icd gene encoding isocitrate dehydrogenase (NADP(+)), which translates to MSYKHIKIPSQGNPITFSNGKINVPDKPIVMFIEGDGTGADIWGASKAVFDAAVQKAYGGKKEVAWMEIYAGEKSLSVYGENQWLPDETIDAIKEYKVAIKGPLTTPVGGGIRSLNVSLRQILDLYACVRPVKYYTGVPSPMKHPELLDIVIFRENTEDVYAGIEFKDGTPEANDIIDYINTKFKKNIRPNSGIGIKPMSEFGSARLVKKAIEYAITNNKKSVTLVHKGNIMKFTEGSFKEWGYKVAAQEFGDKTITEDEVFKNHNGIVPDGKIMIKDRIADSMFQQLLLRPAEYDVLATPNLNGDYLSDAAAAQVGGLGIAPGANISYEVAIFEATHGTAPKYAGLNKINPGSVILSGVMMFEFMGWNEVSRSIESAIQKTIASKTVTYDFARLMEGATEVGTREFAQAIIKNL; encoded by the coding sequence ATGTCCTATAAGCATATCAAAATACCCTCACAAGGCAATCCTATAACTTTCAGCAACGGAAAAATTAACGTCCCTGACAAACCTATCGTAATGTTCATTGAAGGAGACGGAACCGGTGCCGATATCTGGGGTGCCTCAAAAGCAGTTTTTGACGCTGCCGTTCAGAAAGCCTATGGCGGCAAAAAAGAAGTAGCTTGGATGGAGATTTACGCAGGTGAAAAATCACTAAGTGTCTATGGTGAAAACCAGTGGCTTCCGGATGAAACTATTGATGCCATAAAAGAATACAAAGTTGCCATCAAAGGACCTCTCACCACTCCAGTTGGCGGCGGTATCAGAAGTCTTAATGTCTCATTGCGCCAGATTCTGGACCTTTATGCTTGCGTCAGACCAGTAAAATACTACACAGGCGTTCCCAGTCCGATGAAGCACCCCGAACTGCTTGATATCGTGATTTTCCGTGAAAACACTGAAGATGTTTATGCAGGTATCGAATTTAAGGACGGCACACCTGAGGCTAATGACATAATTGACTATATTAATACCAAATTCAAGAAGAACATCCGTCCCAATTCAGGAATCGGAATAAAGCCAATGAGTGAGTTCGGCTCGGCACGATTGGTAAAAAAGGCAATAGAATACGCAATTACCAATAATAAGAAAAGCGTAACCCTGGTTCACAAGGGAAATATCATGAAATTTACCGAAGGATCCTTCAAAGAGTGGGGTTATAAGGTAGCAGCGCAGGAATTTGGTGATAAAACCATAACGGAAGATGAAGTCTTTAAGAACCATAATGGCATAGTTCCTGATGGTAAAATCATGATAAAAGACAGAATCGCTGACAGTATGTTCCAGCAGCTCCTTCTCAGACCTGCTGAATATGATGTTCTGGCAACCCCAAATCTGAACGGTGATTACCTGAGTGATGCTGCGGCTGCTCAGGTTGGTGGTCTTGGAATTGCCCCTGGTGCAAACATCAGCTATGAAGTGGCAATTTTTGAGGCAACTCACGGTACTGCACCAAAATATGCAGGACTCAACAAAATAAACCCTGGTTCAGTAATTCTCTCAGGTGTCATGATGTTTGAGTTTATGGGCTGGAATGAAGTTTCCAGAAGCATTGAAAGTGCCATTCAGAAGACTATTGCGTCTAAAACCGTAACCTACGACTTTGCCCGCCTGATGGAGGGTGCAACTGAGGTAGGTACAAGAGAATTTGCTCAGGCAATAATTAAAAACTTATAA